A DNA window from Sphingopyxis macrogoltabida contains the following coding sequences:
- a CDS encoding protein-disulfide reductase DsbD family protein, with amino-acid sequence MERRQDGFVTMAWRGALALLALAVLASTSAAARSTHITPKLVAESTAPAPGGTTTLALTMEPEKTWHGYWSNGGDAGFGLQVEWNAPEGVTVEPFRYPVPDALILFGMMNHVYEHPYALLADVRIDKSVVPGTDLTLSGVANWLACTDKVCVPEKAVISVALKAGDGAVAAASRERFDGWRALLPQPLDRHGTWERRGDTIRFAIPLPASTAIDAPHLFVETRNLIDYAATQNVSRNGDHIIVETRTKGEAVGPVAALLKLGSGRGLSLQLEPGTVPAAGKAITGPSSGIDMAMFWTALGGAILGGLILNLMPCVFPILSLKALSLARSGGDARAAKVEALAYTAGAALTALLLGAVLLGLRAAGEQVGWAFQLQHPLSVFLLLLLAIAITLNLAGVYELPSFGGGQRLADRGGAAGGFWTGALAAFVATPCSGPLLGAALGATLVLPAWAALPIFGGLGFGIALPFLAIGFVPALRNRLPKPGPWMARFRKWMAVPMALTALALAVLLWRQTGSVGAWAAFGLLVWTTTVLLSLGRSQRGKGSRSITAFFLLVLIATTVASVLQLADHSQIKASSNSSGSTFSPAALAKARATGKPVFVYFTADWCLSCKANEAGAINREAVQNVFKDKGVVTLVGDWTNGDPVITRTLAEHGRNSVPLYLWYAPGAAQPEILPQILTPGLLTDKAGG; translated from the coding sequence ATGGAACGCAGGCAAGACGGATTTGTGACAATGGCGTGGCGCGGCGCGCTCGCGCTGCTGGCGCTTGCCGTGCTTGCATCGACGTCGGCCGCTGCCCGCTCGACGCATATCACGCCAAAGCTGGTGGCCGAATCGACGGCGCCGGCCCCCGGCGGTACGACGACGCTGGCGCTGACGATGGAGCCCGAAAAGACCTGGCACGGCTATTGGTCGAACGGCGGCGACGCCGGTTTCGGCCTGCAGGTCGAATGGAATGCGCCCGAGGGCGTCACCGTCGAGCCTTTTCGCTATCCGGTCCCCGACGCGCTGATCCTCTTCGGCATGATGAACCATGTCTATGAGCATCCCTATGCGCTGCTCGCCGACGTGCGCATCGACAAAAGCGTCGTGCCCGGCACCGACCTCACCCTGTCGGGTGTCGCCAACTGGCTTGCCTGCACCGACAAGGTGTGCGTCCCCGAAAAGGCGGTCATCTCGGTCGCGCTGAAGGCCGGTGACGGCGCGGTTGCCGCCGCGTCGCGCGAACGCTTCGACGGCTGGCGCGCACTGCTTCCGCAGCCGCTCGACCGTCACGGCACTTGGGAACGCCGCGGCGACACGATCCGCTTCGCCATCCCCCTGCCCGCGAGCACCGCGATCGACGCGCCGCACCTGTTTGTCGAGACACGCAATCTGATCGACTATGCGGCCACGCAAAATGTCAGCCGCAACGGCGACCATATCATCGTCGAAACGCGCACCAAGGGCGAGGCGGTCGGACCGGTCGCAGCGCTGCTGAAGCTCGGTAGCGGGCGCGGGCTGTCGCTGCAACTCGAACCCGGCACCGTCCCCGCCGCAGGCAAAGCCATTACCGGGCCCTCCAGCGGGATCGATATGGCGATGTTCTGGACCGCGCTCGGCGGCGCGATCCTCGGCGGCCTGATCCTCAACCTGATGCCGTGCGTCTTCCCTATCCTCAGCCTCAAGGCGCTCAGCCTCGCGCGCTCGGGCGGCGACGCGCGCGCGGCAAAGGTGGAGGCGCTGGCCTATACCGCAGGCGCCGCCCTCACCGCGCTGTTGCTCGGCGCCGTCCTGCTCGGGCTGCGCGCCGCCGGCGAGCAGGTCGGTTGGGCATTCCAGCTCCAACATCCGCTCAGCGTCTTCCTTCTCCTCCTGCTCGCCATCGCCATCACGCTCAATCTCGCCGGCGTCTATGAATTGCCTTCGTTCGGCGGCGGCCAGCGGTTGGCGGATCGGGGCGGCGCGGCCGGCGGCTTCTGGACCGGCGCCCTCGCCGCCTTCGTCGCGACTCCATGCAGCGGGCCGCTGCTCGGCGCGGCGCTCGGCGCGACGCTCGTCCTGCCGGCATGGGCCGCGCTACCGATCTTCGGCGGCCTCGGTTTCGGCATCGCCCTTCCCTTCCTCGCCATCGGCTTCGTTCCGGCACTCCGCAACCGCCTGCCCAAGCCCGGACCGTGGATGGCCCGTTTCCGCAAATGGATGGCAGTGCCGATGGCGCTTACCGCGCTCGCGCTCGCGGTGCTGCTGTGGCGGCAGACGGGCAGCGTCGGTGCTTGGGCGGCCTTCGGCCTCTTGGTGTGGACGACGACGGTGCTGCTATCGCTGGGCAGGTCGCAGCGTGGAAAGGGATCGCGGTCGATCACGGCCTTTTTCCTGCTCGTTCTGATCGCCACTACCGTCGCCAGTGTCCTGCAGCTTGCCGACCATTCGCAAATCAAGGCGTCATCCAACAGTTCGGGCTCGACTTTTTCCCCCGCCGCACTCGCCAAGGCGCGAGCCACCGGCAAACCCGTCTTCGTCTATTTCACCGCCGACTGGTGCCTGTCGTGCAAGGCGAACGAGGCGGGCGCGATCAACCGCGAGGCCGTGCAGAACGTCTTCAAGGACAAGGGCGTCGTCACGCTCGTCGGCGACTGGACGAACGGCGATCCCGTCATCACGCGCACGCTTGCCGAACATGGCCGCAACAGCGTGCCGCTGTATCTCTGGTACGCACCGGGCGCGGCGCAACCCGAAATCCTGCCGCAGATCCTCACCCCCGGCCTGCTCACCGACAAGGCGGGCGGCTGA
- a CDS encoding TlyA family RNA methyltransferase codes for MAKQRADQLLVDRGLAESRTRAQALILAGLAFVGDRKIEKAGQQVAEDAEISVKGRDHPWVSRGGIKLDHALSHLGWDVTGAVAIDVGSSTGGFTDVLLSRGAARVYAVDSGTNQLAWKLRQDERVVVHEQTSARILTPAHIPEPVDLIVCDASFIALSKVLPVPMSFAKDGARLVALIKPQFEAERHEVGKKGVVRDAAVHARVCAAVRGWLESEGWRVADLVESPITGPEGNVEFLIAATKSAA; via the coding sequence ATGGCGAAGCAGCGCGCCGACCAGTTACTCGTCGACCGCGGCCTCGCCGAAAGCCGGACGCGCGCGCAGGCGCTGATCCTCGCCGGGCTGGCGTTCGTCGGCGACCGCAAGATCGAAAAGGCAGGGCAGCAGGTCGCCGAGGATGCCGAGATCAGCGTCAAGGGCCGCGACCATCCGTGGGTGTCGCGCGGCGGGATCAAGCTCGACCATGCGCTGAGCCACCTCGGTTGGGACGTGACCGGCGCGGTCGCGATCGACGTCGGATCGTCGACCGGCGGCTTTACCGACGTGCTGCTCAGCCGCGGCGCGGCGCGCGTCTATGCCGTCGATTCGGGCACCAACCAGCTCGCGTGGAAATTGCGGCAGGACGAGCGCGTCGTCGTCCACGAACAAACGAGCGCCCGCATCCTGACGCCCGCGCACATTCCCGAACCCGTCGATCTGATCGTCTGCGACGCCAGCTTCATCGCCCTGTCGAAAGTGCTTCCGGTGCCGATGTCCTTCGCGAAAGACGGCGCCCGCCTTGTCGCGCTGATCAAGCCGCAGTTCGAGGCCGAACGCCACGAGGTCGGCAAAAAGGGCGTCGTGCGCGATGCCGCCGTCCATGCCCGCGTCTGCGCTGCAGTCCGCGGCTGGCTCGAAAGCGAAGGCTGGCGCGTCGCCGATCTGGTTGAAAGCCCGATCACCGGACCCGAGGGCAATGTCGAATTCCTGATTGCGGCCACAAAATCTGCGGCTTGA
- a CDS encoding TspO/MBR family protein — protein sequence MSEIATAGQLRLSYLRWALVTVPAIVLIGSLSGLLSNSGYGNRWFDALDLPPITPEGWVFATVWPILYICLGLSLAMVLHARGAKGRGFALLLFFVQLVANFAWSPLFFGAHQVTTALYLIIFILMVTIATAFAFAPIRKAAAWLLVPYMAWLCFAAILNFQIDQRNPDAETLVPHAASTQI from the coding sequence ATGAGTGAAATCGCCACTGCGGGGCAGCTGCGCCTGTCCTATCTGCGCTGGGCGCTCGTCACCGTGCCCGCGATCGTGCTGATCGGCAGCCTGTCGGGGCTGCTCTCGAACAGCGGCTATGGCAACCGCTGGTTCGACGCCCTCGACCTGCCGCCGATCACCCCAGAGGGCTGGGTTTTCGCGACCGTCTGGCCGATCCTCTATATCTGCCTCGGCCTGTCGCTCGCGATGGTGCTGCACGCGCGCGGCGCGAAAGGGCGCGGCTTCGCGCTGCTCCTCTTCTTCGTCCAGCTCGTCGCCAACTTCGCCTGGTCGCCGCTCTTCTTCGGCGCGCATCAAGTCACCACCGCGCTGTACCTGATCATCTTCATCCTGATGGTGACGATCGCGACCGCCTTCGCCTTCGCGCCGATCCGCAAGGCGGCAGCATGGCTGCTCGTCCCCTATATGGCGTGGCTGTGCTTTGCCGCGATCCTCAATTTCCAGATCGACCAGCGCAATCCGGACGCCGAGACCCTTGTCCCGCACGCAGCGAGCACCCAGATATAA
- a CDS encoding accessory factor UbiK family protein — translation MQSENRFFDDLAKMVNGIAGTVAGAGREAESAMRERAKEFVGRMDFVSREEFEAVKEMAAKARADAEALKARLDKLEGAPKPAAAAPKAAAKPAAAPKAAKPAAKPAARKPKA, via the coding sequence ATGCAGAGCGAAAACCGCTTTTTCGACGATCTCGCCAAGATGGTGAACGGCATCGCCGGAACCGTCGCCGGCGCCGGCCGCGAGGCCGAGTCAGCGATGCGCGAGCGCGCGAAGGAATTTGTCGGCCGCATGGACTTCGTCAGCCGCGAGGAATTCGAGGCGGTGAAGGAAATGGCCGCGAAAGCCCGCGCCGACGCCGAAGCGCTGAAGGCCCGGCTCGACAAGCTCGAAGGCGCACCGAAGCCCGCGGCGGCAGCGCCGAAAGCGGCCGCGAAGCCCGCTGCCGCTCCGAAAGCGGCAAAGCCGGCCGCCAAACCGGCGGCGCGCAAGCCCAAGGCCTGA
- a CDS encoding type III secretion system chaperone family protein encodes MSDDIYDDDDGQEAAPMEMLASYFAAHDWPHEMVGEDEIVATAQGSWTAYELRAVWRADDGVIQLLAFPDIRVVEDKRAVAHEALAMINEQLWLGHFELWSNSGTILFRHGMLVGSDAALPLDLTETLIESAIDECERFYPVFQFVLWGGKTPAEALAASLIETRGEA; translated from the coding sequence ATGAGCGACGATATTTACGACGACGACGACGGCCAGGAAGCGGCACCGATGGAGATGCTGGCATCCTATTTCGCCGCGCACGACTGGCCGCACGAAATGGTCGGCGAGGACGAGATCGTCGCGACGGCGCAGGGTAGCTGGACGGCCTATGAGCTACGCGCGGTATGGCGTGCCGACGACGGCGTCATCCAGTTGCTCGCCTTCCCCGATATCCGCGTCGTCGAGGACAAGCGCGCGGTCGCGCACGAAGCGCTCGCGATGATCAACGAACAGCTATGGCTCGGCCATTTCGAATTGTGGTCGAACAGCGGCACGATCCTGTTCCGCCACGGCATGCTCGTCGGCAGCGACGCCGCGCTGCCGCTCGACCTTACCGAAACGCTGATCGAAAGCGCGATCGACGAGTGCGAGCGCTTCTATCCGGTATTCCAGTTCGTGCTGTGGGGCGGCAAGACCCCGGCCGAAGCGCTCGCCGCGTCGCTGATCGAAACGCGCGGCGAGGCTTAG
- a CDS encoding right-handed parallel beta-helix repeat-containing protein produces the protein MAQSLFRRPLLPLLALPLLFAPAPLPAQAGSGPYVVAESGRAFGRLQDAVDAIGGGGGTIRIAPGYHRDCAVQTEGRIAFVAVEPGRAIFDGVACEDKAALVLRGDGAKVDGIVFQNIRVPDGNGAGIRLEKSNLDIVNSLFRNSEEGILTGDDEGAALTIDRSTFSRLGRCDRGLSCAHSVYTGVYGRVTVTRSRFEKGSGGHYLKTRGVQVDISDNSFDDTQGKATNYAIDLPSGSTGRIANNLIIQGRDKENHSALIAVAAEERKNPSRGLSITGNRASVPAELSGKTVFVADWSGEALAIGPNELGAGLTKFEKR, from the coding sequence ATGGCACAGTCTCTTTTTCGCCGGCCGTTGCTGCCGCTGCTCGCCCTTCCGTTGCTTTTCGCCCCCGCGCCGCTGCCGGCGCAGGCGGGCAGTGGACCCTATGTGGTGGCCGAATCGGGCCGCGCTTTCGGGCGGCTGCAGGACGCGGTCGACGCGATCGGCGGGGGCGGCGGCACGATCCGCATCGCGCCCGGCTATCACCGCGATTGCGCGGTCCAGACCGAAGGCCGCATCGCCTTCGTCGCGGTCGAACCCGGCCGGGCGATCTTCGACGGCGTGGCCTGCGAGGACAAGGCGGCGCTGGTGCTGCGCGGCGACGGCGCGAAGGTCGACGGCATCGTGTTCCAGAATATCCGCGTGCCCGACGGCAACGGCGCGGGCATCCGGCTCGAAAAGAGCAACCTCGACATCGTCAACAGCCTGTTCCGCAACAGCGAGGAGGGCATTTTGACCGGCGACGATGAAGGGGCGGCGCTGACCATCGACCGTTCGACCTTCTCGCGCCTCGGCCGCTGCGACCGGGGTCTGAGCTGCGCGCACAGCGTCTATACCGGTGTCTATGGCCGCGTTACGGTCACCCGTTCGCGCTTCGAGAAAGGCAGCGGCGGCCATTATCTGAAAACGCGCGGCGTGCAGGTCGACATCAGCGACAACAGCTTCGACGATACCCAGGGCAAAGCGACCAACTATGCGATCGACCTGCCGTCGGGTTCGACCGGGCGGATCGCGAACAACCTGATCATCCAGGGCCGCGACAAGGAAAATCATTCGGCGCTGATCGCGGTCGCGGCCGAGGAGCGCAAAAATCCTTCGCGCGGCCTGTCGATCACCGGCAATCGCGCGAGCGTGCCGGCCGAACTGTCCGGCAAGACCGTGTTCGTCGCCGACTGGAGCGGCGAAGCGCTGGCGATCGGGCCCAACGAATTGGGCGCCGGGCTGACGAAGTTCGAGAAGCGGTAA
- the metH gene encoding methionine synthase, which produces MTTAASSSFVNIGERTNVTGSAAFKKLILADDYTAAVEVARQQVENGAQVIDVNMDEGLLDAEYAMTTFLKLIAAEPDIARVPVMIDSSKWDVIEAGLKCVPGKPIVNSISMKEGEEPFLAHARKCMAYGAAVVVMAFDEVGQADTEARKVEICERAYKLLMTIGFPPEDIIFDPNIFAVATGLEEHDNYAVDFIEAVKEIRVRCPHAHFSGGLSNLSFGFRGNETVRRAMHSVFLYHAIPAGLDMAIVNAGQLDVYDTIDPELRNACEDVILNRKVEGEELSPTERLIALAERYKGTNAAQEKAAEEWRGWEVRKRLEHALVKGIDAHIVPDTEEMRLAMDRPIEVIEGPLMDGMNVVGDLFGSGKMFLPQVVKSARVMKKAVAHLLPFIEASKEPGAKGKGKVVMATVKGDVHDIGKNIVGVVLQCNGFEIVDLGVMVPWSKILEAANENDADMIGLSGLITPSLDEMVTVAEEMQRAGMTMPLLIGGATTSKVHTALRIDPAYKGPVLHVLDASRAVGVATALVSDTGFDAFVGGYKQDYEHIRDVRAGKGQSVLHTLEEARANFYDAYLSDKPAPPLQPGLHRFDDWSLEDLRECIDWTPFFRAWELHGTYPSILDDDVVGETARALKADADAMLDTLIAEKWLTARGVCAFWPCARDGDSVTIHIAEEERHVTLPFLRQQIKKSRDRANMCLADFIDPAGDWMGGFAVGIHGIEPFSERFRADKDDYSDILLKALADRFAEAFAERLHQHVRTTLWGYAPGEQLTNEALIKEEYRGIRPAPGYPACPDHSLKPILFDLLQAGDNAGLVLTESFAMLPTAAVSGFYFGHPESQYFGVARIGSDQLEDYAQRRGVDIETATRWLRPNLD; this is translated from the coding sequence ATGACCACCGCCGCCTCTTCCAGCTTCGTCAATATCGGCGAGCGCACCAACGTCACCGGATCGGCGGCGTTCAAGAAGCTGATCCTCGCCGATGACTATACTGCGGCAGTCGAGGTCGCGCGCCAGCAGGTCGAGAACGGCGCGCAAGTTATCGACGTCAACATGGACGAGGGTCTGCTCGACGCCGAATATGCGATGACGACCTTTTTGAAGCTGATCGCCGCCGAGCCCGACATCGCGCGAGTGCCGGTGATGATCGACAGTTCGAAATGGGACGTCATCGAAGCGGGACTGAAATGCGTGCCGGGCAAGCCGATCGTCAATTCGATCAGTATGAAGGAAGGCGAGGAGCCTTTCCTTGCGCATGCGCGCAAGTGCATGGCCTATGGCGCCGCGGTCGTCGTGATGGCGTTCGACGAGGTCGGGCAGGCCGATACCGAGGCGCGCAAGGTCGAGATTTGCGAGCGCGCCTATAAATTGCTGATGACCATCGGCTTTCCGCCAGAGGACATCATCTTCGACCCCAATATCTTCGCGGTCGCGACGGGGCTCGAGGAGCATGACAATTATGCGGTCGACTTCATCGAGGCGGTGAAGGAAATCCGCGTCCGCTGCCCGCACGCACATTTCTCCGGCGGCCTGTCGAACCTGTCGTTCGGGTTCCGCGGCAACGAGACGGTGCGCCGCGCGATGCACAGCGTCTTCCTCTATCATGCGATCCCCGCCGGGCTCGACATGGCGATCGTCAATGCGGGGCAGCTCGACGTCTATGACACGATCGATCCCGAACTGCGCAATGCATGCGAGGATGTCATCCTCAACCGCAAGGTCGAAGGCGAGGAACTGAGCCCGACCGAGCGGCTGATCGCGCTCGCCGAACGCTATAAGGGTACCAACGCCGCGCAGGAAAAGGCGGCCGAGGAATGGCGCGGCTGGGAGGTGCGCAAGCGGCTCGAACATGCGCTGGTCAAGGGCATCGACGCGCATATCGTCCCGGATACCGAGGAAATGCGCCTGGCGATGGACCGGCCGATCGAGGTGATCGAAGGCCCGCTGATGGACGGGATGAACGTCGTCGGCGACCTGTTCGGATCGGGCAAGATGTTCCTGCCGCAGGTGGTGAAATCGGCGCGCGTGATGAAAAAGGCGGTCGCGCACCTGCTGCCCTTCATCGAGGCGTCGAAGGAACCCGGCGCGAAGGGCAAGGGCAAGGTCGTGATGGCGACGGTCAAGGGCGACGTCCACGACATCGGCAAGAATATCGTCGGCGTCGTGCTCCAGTGCAACGGCTTCGAGATCGTCGACCTCGGCGTCATGGTGCCGTGGAGCAAGATTCTCGAGGCGGCGAACGAGAATGACGCCGACATGATCGGATTGTCGGGCCTCATCACGCCGTCGCTCGACGAGATGGTGACGGTGGCCGAGGAAATGCAGCGCGCAGGCATGACGATGCCGCTCTTGATCGGCGGCGCGACGACATCGAAGGTCCACACCGCGCTGCGTATCGATCCGGCGTATAAGGGGCCGGTGCTCCATGTCCTCGACGCGAGCCGCGCAGTCGGAGTGGCGACGGCGCTGGTCAGCGATACCGGGTTCGACGCCTTCGTCGGCGGCTACAAGCAGGATTATGAGCATATCCGCGACGTGCGCGCGGGCAAGGGGCAGAGCGTGCTCCACACCCTCGAAGAGGCGCGGGCCAATTTTTACGACGCCTACCTCAGCGACAAGCCCGCGCCGCCGTTGCAGCCCGGGCTGCACCGCTTCGACGACTGGTCGCTCGAAGATTTGCGCGAATGCATCGACTGGACGCCGTTCTTCCGCGCGTGGGAGTTGCACGGGACATACCCGTCGATCCTCGACGACGATGTGGTCGGCGAAACGGCACGGGCCTTGAAGGCCGACGCCGACGCGATGCTCGATACGCTGATCGCCGAGAAGTGGCTGACCGCGCGCGGCGTCTGTGCCTTCTGGCCGTGCGCGCGCGACGGCGACAGTGTCACCATCCACATCGCCGAGGAGGAACGCCATGTGACGCTGCCCTTCCTGCGTCAGCAGATCAAGAAGAGCCGCGACCGGGCGAACATGTGCCTCGCTGATTTCATCGACCCGGCGGGTGACTGGATGGGCGGCTTCGCGGTCGGCATCCACGGCATTGAGCCTTTTTCCGAGCGCTTCCGCGCGGACAAGGACGATTATTCGGACATCCTGCTGAAGGCGCTCGCCGACCGCTTCGCCGAGGCGTTCGCCGAGCGGCTGCACCAACATGTCCGTACGACCCTCTGGGGCTATGCACCCGGCGAGCAGCTCACCAACGAAGCGCTGATCAAGGAGGAATATCGCGGTATTCGTCCGGCGCCGGGCTATCCCGCGTGCCCCGACCACAGTCTGAAGCCGATCCTGTTCGACCTGTTGCAGGCGGGCGACAATGCCGGGCTGGTGCTGACCGAAAGCTTTGCCATGCTGCCCACCGCGGCGGTCAGCGGCTTCTATTTCGGGCACCCTGAAAGCCAGTATTTCGGGGTGGCGCGGATCGGCAGCGACCAGCTCGAGGATTATGCACAGCGGCGCGGGGTCGATATCGAAACCGCGACGCGCTGGCTGCGCCCCAACCTCGATTAA
- a CDS encoding GNAT family N-acetyltransferase, whose protein sequence is MTDIPKWTIREAGADDAPALALIGAATFLETFAGILDGDAIVGHCAAQHCEVAYRAALANGARAWLAEAQPGGAPVGFVLVGKPDLAAARDGDIELKRIYSLSRFHGTGLGAALMTQALEAARGHRRLLLGVYAQNDRALAFYRKQGFADLGTRRFNVGGKLYDDLVLARPLAA, encoded by the coding sequence ATGACGGACATTCCGAAATGGACGATCCGGGAGGCCGGAGCGGATGACGCGCCGGCGCTCGCGCTGATCGGCGCGGCGACCTTTCTCGAGACCTTTGCGGGCATCCTCGACGGCGATGCGATCGTCGGTCATTGCGCCGCGCAGCATTGCGAAGTGGCCTATCGCGCCGCTCTGGCCAACGGCGCCCGGGCGTGGCTTGCCGAAGCGCAGCCCGGCGGCGCGCCGGTCGGATTCGTGCTCGTTGGCAAGCCTGATCTTGCGGCCGCCCGCGACGGCGATATCGAATTGAAGCGCATCTATTCGCTGTCGCGCTTTCATGGCACCGGCCTTGGCGCCGCGTTGATGACGCAGGCGCTGGAAGCCGCCCGCGGCCATCGCCGCCTGTTGCTTGGCGTCTATGCGCAGAACGACCGGGCGCTCGCCTTTTATCGCAAACAGGGGTTCGCCGACCTCGGCACCCGCCGGTTCAATGTCGGCGGCAAGCTCTACGACGATCTCGTGCTTGCCCGTCCGCTCGCCGCCTAA
- a CDS encoding homocysteine S-methyltransferase family protein, translating into MTSAREALQAAAKERILLTDGGWGTQIQLRKLAEGDYAGNLGLSHDQKGNNDILALTRPDIVTAIGEAYLAAGSDIVSTNTFSANRISQADYGAEALVADINIESARLGRETAVKYEAIDGRRRFVAGAVGPTNKTLSLSPDVNNPGYREIDFDELKHVYLDQVVALAEGGADFILIETIFDTLNAKAGIAATLEAEAKVGRELPLMISMTLTDLSGRNLSGHTVEAFWYAVRHAKPLTIGLNCSFGASQLRPHVKVLSDLADALVMVYPNAGLPNELGEYDELPDTTAGLVGEWAENGQVNILGGCCGSTPAHIAAMAKAIAGLVPRPVPDVPVRTRLAGLEPFTMAA; encoded by the coding sequence ATGACAAGTGCACGTGAAGCGCTGCAGGCGGCAGCGAAAGAACGCATCCTGCTCACCGACGGCGGCTGGGGCACGCAGATCCAGCTTCGGAAGCTCGCCGAGGGTGATTATGCCGGCAACCTCGGCCTGTCGCACGACCAGAAGGGCAATAACGACATCCTTGCGCTGACGCGGCCCGATATCGTGACGGCGATCGGCGAGGCCTATCTCGCGGCGGGGTCGGATATTGTGTCGACCAATACGTTCAGCGCCAACCGGATCAGCCAGGCCGATTATGGCGCCGAGGCACTGGTCGCCGACATCAATATCGAAAGCGCCCGGCTGGGCCGCGAGACGGCGGTGAAATATGAAGCGATCGACGGCCGCCGACGCTTTGTCGCGGGCGCGGTCGGGCCGACGAACAAGACCTTGTCGCTGTCGCCCGACGTCAACAACCCCGGCTATCGCGAGATCGATTTCGATGAGTTGAAGCATGTCTATCTCGATCAGGTCGTTGCGCTGGCCGAGGGCGGCGCCGACTTCATCCTGATCGAGACGATCTTCGACACGCTCAATGCCAAGGCGGGGATCGCCGCGACACTCGAGGCCGAGGCGAAGGTCGGGCGCGAATTGCCGCTGATGATTTCGATGACGCTGACCGACCTCAGCGGGCGTAACCTGTCGGGACATACGGTCGAGGCCTTCTGGTACGCGGTGCGCCATGCGAAGCCGCTGACGATCGGGCTCAACTGCTCGTTCGGCGCATCGCAGCTTCGTCCGCATGTGAAGGTCTTGTCCGACCTCGCCGATGCGCTGGTGATGGTCTACCCGAACGCCGGTCTGCCAAACGAGCTCGGCGAATATGACGAGCTGCCCGACACCACGGCAGGGCTGGTCGGCGAATGGGCCGAAAACGGTCAGGTCAACATCCTCGGCGGCTGCTGCGGGTCGACCCCGGCGCATATCGCCGCGATGGCGAAGGCGATCGCGGGGCTTGTGCCGCGGCCCGTCCCCGACGTGCCGGTGCGGACGCGGCTCGCGGGGCTCGAGCCCTTCACCATGGCCGCCTGA
- the metF gene encoding methylenetetrahydrofolate reductase has translation MTSNLDSLAEARRAAASPLFANLDGDIGVSFEFFPPKTEKMEAQLWDTFHALEPLAPRFVSVTYGAGGSTRERTHATVARIAATSSVPPAAHLTCVEASRAEIDAVAEAYWEAGVRHIVALRGDVPSGGPYRPHAQGYANAIELVAGLKAVAPFDISVAAYPEVHPDADCAQSDLDNLKRKLDAGATRAITQFFFSPDSFLRFRDTAAAAGITAPIIPGILPVSSVAQTRRMADMCGTAIPAWMVSLFDGLDDHPAARQLVAATVAAEMSRRLYAGGVRDFHFYTLNRAELSYAICHLLGLRPVATAKDQAA, from the coding sequence ATGACATCGAACCTCGACTCGCTCGCGGAGGCCCGCCGTGCCGCGGCTTCGCCTTTGTTCGCCAATCTCGATGGCGATATCGGCGTCAGCTTCGAATTTTTCCCGCCCAAGACCGAAAAGATGGAAGCCCAGTTGTGGGATACCTTCCATGCGCTGGAGCCGCTCGCACCGCGCTTCGTGTCGGTGACCTACGGCGCCGGGGGATCGACGCGCGAGCGCACCCACGCGACGGTCGCGCGCATCGCCGCGACGAGCAGCGTGCCACCCGCGGCGCACCTGACCTGCGTCGAGGCTTCGCGCGCCGAGATCGACGCGGTGGCCGAGGCCTATTGGGAAGCCGGTGTGCGCCATATCGTGGCCTTACGCGGCGACGTGCCGTCGGGCGGTCCCTATCGTCCGCACGCGCAAGGCTATGCCAATGCGATCGAGCTGGTCGCGGGGCTGAAGGCGGTTGCGCCGTTCGACATCTCGGTTGCCGCCTATCCCGAGGTCCATCCCGACGCCGACTGTGCGCAGTCCGACCTCGACAATCTGAAGCGCAAGCTCGACGCCGGTGCGACGCGCGCGATCACGCAATTCTTCTTCTCACCCGACAGCTTTCTGCGGTTTCGCGACACGGCGGCGGCGGCGGGGATCACAGCGCCGATCATCCCCGGCATTCTGCCCGTATCGAGCGTGGCGCAGACGCGCCGCATGGCGGATATGTGCGGCACCGCAATTCCGGCGTGGATGGTGTCGCTGTTCGACGGGCTCGACGATCATCCGGCGGCGCGCCAGCTCGTCGCGGCGACGGTCGCCGCCGAAATGAGCCGCCGTCTCTATGCGGGCGGGGTGCGTGATTTCCACTTCTACACGCTCAACCGGGCCGAACTCAGCTATGCGATCTGTCATTTGCTGGGGCTGCGGCCGGTGGCGACGGCAAAGGACCAAGCGGCATGA